DNA sequence from the Deltaproteobacteria bacterium genome:
GGAGCACGGCCAGCAGCACGATGATTCCGGCCGAGGTTCGCTCCGTGAAGGCCCGGATGGAATCCGAGGACCAAGTGTAGATCTGGGCCGGCAGGACCGTGGCCGCGCTGGTGAAGCCGGTGGGTACGTCCGGGATGTAGGCCATCATGCCGATGATCAGCAGCGGCGCGGTTTCGCCGATGGCGCGGGCCAGGCCGATGATGGTGCCGGTCAGGATGCCGGGCAGGGACAGGGGCAGGACATGGTCCCAGACCACCTGCCAGTGCGTCGCGCCCAGGGCCAGGGCTCCCTCGCGGATGGAATCGGGGATGGCCCGGATGGCGGCGCGGGTGGAGATGATGATGACCGGAAGGGTCATGAGCCCCAGGGTCAGGCCGCCGACCAGGGGTGAGGACCGGGGCAGGCCCATGAAATTGATGAAGATGGCCAGCCCCAAAAGGCCGAAGAGGATGGACGGGATGGCCGCGAGGTTGTTGATGTTGACCTCGACGATGTGCATCAGCCGGTTGTCCGGGGCGAATTCCTCCAGATAGACCGCGGCCATGACGCCGGCCGGGAAGCTGAACAGAAAGG
Encoded proteins:
- the pstA gene encoding phosphate ABC transporter permease PstA, which translates into the protein YLKGKPNRLKPKQIALVDKLKAEGAAKLTFNVGFFTNGDSKLAEMSGIMAAAMGSLYLLVVTFLFSFPAGVMAAVYLEEFAPDNRLMHIVEVNINNLAAIPSILFGLLGLAIFINFMGLPRSSPLVGGLTLGLMTLPVIIISTRAAIRAIPDSIREGALALGATHWQVVWDHVLPLSLPGILTGTIIGLARAIGETAPLLIIGMMAYIPDVPTGFTSAATVLPAQIYTWSSDSIRAFTERTSAGIIVLLAVLLSMNALAILLRNKYERKW